TGTCGCTCGATCCGCCGCTGGTGCAGTTCTGCCTGGGCCGTGCCGCGATGTCGTTCGAGGCCTTCAACATCTCGCCGCATTTCGCGGTGAACATCCTCGCGTCCGACCAGGAGGAGCTGTCCAACCGCTTCTCCCGCCGCGACCTGCAGGAGCGCTGGGCCGGGCTGGAGACCACCACCGGCCGTGGCGGCGTCCGCCTGCTGACCGGCTGCCTCGCCACGCTGGAGTGCGACCGCGAGCATCTGCTGGACGGCGGCGACCACGTCATCGTGCTGGGCCGCGTGCGCAATCTGACCTCACGCGAGGACGGCGACCCGCTGCTGTATTTCCGCGGCCGCTACGCCCATCTGCGTTGACGCTTCGGTTCAGCCGGCCGCGCGGTGAAGGTCGCGGCCAGTCAGGTGGATGTTGGCATCGGGATCGAGCGCGCGGGCCATGATGCGCTGTTCGGTCGCCCGTTCGAACAGGGGGCGGTTCATGCAGACCTGCTGAACCGCCTCGTCCGGCTTCGGCGTGTGGCCGACGATGCCCTGCAGGGTGCGGCGGGTGACGAAGACCCGGCCCTGATATTCCCCGACCTGCACCGCGAACTCCACGGCGTCGGCCTCCTCGTTCCAGAAGGGGTCGTCGGGAAACAGGAAGATGGGCATCGGGTCCTCGTTCAAACAGGAATCTGCGGCAGAATTCACTTCAGGACATAGGTGATATCATAGCCGCTGCGTTTGAAGCGCGTCTTCAGCAGCGTGCCGTCCGCCGCATACCACAGGTCGCGTTCCACATCGCCCTCGATGCGGTGGTGGGCGGCCTCCGTCGCCTTGCCGCCGGCCTCCACCGTCTCCTCCCCGATCTTGCGCGTAGCCACCTTGTAGGGGGCCGCGTCGATCACCGACAGAAGCTCGCGGTGCTTCAGCACGTCCGTCGTCCACAGCGTCAGCGGC
The Azospirillum sp. TSA2s DNA segment above includes these coding regions:
- a CDS encoding flavin reductase family protein; the protein is MTTEQPIDPLAFRSALGCFATGIAVITTIAPDGLPLGVTVNSFSSVSLDPPLVQFCLGRAAMSFEAFNISPHFAVNILASDQEELSNRFSRRDLQERWAGLETTTGRGGVRLLTGCLATLECDREHLLDGGDHVIVLGRVRNLTSREDGDPLLYFRGRYAHLR
- a CDS encoding DUF1488 domain-containing protein, which gives rise to MPIFLFPDDPFWNEEADAVEFAVQVGEYQGRVFVTRRTLQGIVGHTPKPDEAVQQVCMNRPLFERATEQRIMARALDPDANIHLTGRDLHRAAG